Genomic DNA from Halobaculum sp. MBLA0147:
GCTCGATCGGGGAACGTACCGAACCGTCGACCCGGGCGTCGTCCAGTCCCGTGTCGAGAGTGCGCTCGACCGGTTCGAGCGCGAGTCCGACTGGACGTTCTCGTTGACTGGCAGCGATCCACCGAGTCGGACCGAAGTGGCGAAGCAGCTCCCGAAACGTGGTCCGGCACGGATGCTGAGTCGGATCGCCCTCCAGTCCGCGAAGGACACCGTGTTCCGGTGATCGGTGGCGGACGACACCGCCGAACACGGCGTCGTCGGGGGTGTTGGGAGTCGGTAGAGTCGAGCGGTGTGAGCGTCCGGTGGGGTCGAGTCGGTGTGAGTATCCGGTGGAGTCGGCGGACCCGGTACCGGTGTGGAGACGCCAGTCTCAGGCGGGGCGAATCCGCATCGCCGTCCCACCGCCGGCCGCCAGCGAGAGCGTCCGCGTCTCGCCGGCCGCGACGGAGACCGTCGAGATGGCCACCTCCTCCGGGTCGGTGTCGACGTCCGTTCCGGGTGCGTCCGTGTACTCCGTGGCCGTCCACCCGTTCGCGCGCGCCGAGAGGAAGTCGAACGAGACAGTCACGTCGCGGGCGGTCTCGTCGGTCATCGCGCCGAGGAACCACTCGTCGCCGCTGCGGCGTGCGACGACGAGGTAGTCGCCGATGGCGGCGTCGACCACCCGCGTCTCGTCCCAGTCGACCGGGACGGTCTCGACGAAGTCGAACGCCGGCACCGTGTCGTAGTTCTCGCGGCTCGGGTCGACGTTCTCGAAGGCGGGCGCGACCGGCGAACCGGCACCGGCCTCGCTCACGCCGAGCGCGTCGAAGTTGAACCCACCCACGTCGTCGGCACCCAACTTCACCGCGACCGTGTTGTCGCCCGCCTGGAGGTCGACGGAGACGGTGTACACGTCCCAGTCGTCCCAGTAGTCGGTGAACGGCGGGGTGATCGTCTGCTCGGTCCCGTCGACGACGAGTGTCGCCTCGCCCGAGCCGAAGTCGGAGACGGCCTGCCGGTTCTGCTCGGCGTCGGCCGCGTACCGCAGGTGGAGGTCGTAGGTGCCGGCGCTGGGTACGTCCGTCACCGTGAACGTCGCCGTCGCGCCGTCCGGCTCTCGGTTCGGGTCGATCGGGACGTAGTGACCGCCGTAGGCGTCGCGCCACTGGTCGGCCGTGATCAGGCCGTCGAGACGCGCCGACTGTGCCTGGACGAACTCCCCGACGCCGACGGTCTCGTCGACGTACGCCTCGATCCGGTCGGCCGCCATCTGGAGGCCGGCGAGGTACGCTGGGTACATCGCCAACTGTTTCGCGACCGTCGTCTCGATCTGTGCGGGGTCGTCGTCGCCGAACGTCACGTCGAAGATCCCCGGCTGGTAGCTCGTCGGCCCGGCGAGCATCCGCGTGAACGGGAGCGTCACGTGGTGGTCCCGCCCCACGTCCGCGCCGAGTTCGCCGAAGCCGTCGTACTCCTGTGCCTTCACGACCTCGCGGGCGGCGACGTTCGGGTACGTGCGGATCTCCCCCGTCGGGACGATCCCCTCGTGGATCTCCAGCAGTTGCCGGTTCGCGGCCGCCTCCCGCATCACCAGTCTGTGGTGGTTCACCGCCCGCTGACAGTGGTGGGTGTGACTCGCCGCCGCGCCGTCGCCGTCGAACCCGAGGCCGGGGTCCTTGACGTAGCCGTTCTTGATCGAGCGAATCCCCTCGCTCTCGTAGCCCGCGAACACGTCCGCCGTCTGGATCTCGTCCTCGTAGGTGACGACGTTGCCCGCCGTCTCGTTGTGGATCGTCAACTCGACCGGGTTCGGGAGGCTCGCGCCGTAGTCGGTGACGGTCTGGACGTCGAAGTCTGGGTACGAGTCGGTCACGCCCATCTCGAAGCCGGTGCCGTCGCCCGGGTACGTCGCCCACCCACGGTTCCACCCCTCGACGAGCACGCTGTCGACGGCGTTCTCGCTCGCGAACCGCATGTACCGCTCCGTCCGCTCCGTCCGGGCACCGTGTACGTACTTCGCGGGGTCGTTCCCGGCGTTCGCGACCTCGGTGTCGGACTTGTACTCCCAGTTCGCGGACCCGGCGATCATCAGCCACCAGACGCCGACGTACTTCCGCGGGGTCACCCACGAGGTGTCGACGCTGCCGTCGGGGGTCGTCGGGAACACCGACTCGTCGAGCGGGTCCGCCAACAGCGGGATCAACTGTGACTCCACCAACTCCCCGGGTGTCGATCCCACCTGGATCGTCCGCCACGGCGTCTGGTGTGGCGCGGTCGCCTTCACCGAGGAGCCGTCCGGCAAGGGAGCGAGTTCGGCGGCCAACTCGTGCCCGCCGGTGTCGGACTTGGCCGCCAGCGACAGCTTCGCGTAGTCGTCCAGGTTCGACTCGTGGACGCTCAGGTACGTCCCGTCGTCGGCACGGACCGTCAACGGCGTGTGTGCGCCCCGCCGCACGTAGTTGTCGTTCGGACGCGTGGTCGAGCCGCCCGCCGGAATGTCACTCAGCCGCGACTCCGTGTACTCCTGTTCGAACCGCGGGTTCACCCACTCGTTCTCGATCCACCAACTCGTGTAGTCTCCCGCGAAGTTGAACTCCGTCGTCTCCGACTCGATCGTGAACGAGCCGAAGTCGTCGTCGAACACCACCCGGAACCCGAGGCCGTCGTCGAACACGCGCACCTCCAAGTTCGCGGACCGGCCGGGACTCGTCGTCTCTTCCAGTCCGATCCGCAGCGACTCGTACGGCTCCGACACCGTGTCGTAGGCACCCCACTGCGGGGTCCACGTCTCCGTCGCGCTCGTCCGTTCGGTCCCCGTGACGGTCACGTCCGGCCCCGCGGAACCGATGCCGGTCCCGAACGTCGCCTGCCCGTCGAAGGTGAACCCGATCGGGGAGGGTTCGAGGTACGTCGTCCCCTCGTATGCCACCTCGTACGTCGGGACGCCGGAGGACACGTCCACCGTCACCTCGATGGAGCCGTCGGGCGAGGTGACGCTCTGTACGTCGCCGCTGTCCCCCGTGGTCACCTGTGCCGCGACCTCCTCGGGCACCGTCAGCGAGTACGCGCTCGCCGCCGCGAGCCCCGCGAGGCCCCGCAACAGCCCTCGTCGGCCGACCGTTCGCCCGGTGCCGTCGCCGCCGTGATCGTCCTCTGTCTCTCGCATCCGTCTCTCGTGGTACTCTCGCTAGCGTATAAATCTTAGTCACGTCCGAGTTCGGTTCGAGAGCGGTGCGAGTATTCGGTCTCGGTGGTGACGTGGCTCTCCCCGGTCGGGTGTCGTGTAGGTCGTCCTGTGGAGTGTCGTACGGCGTGTCGGCGTGGGCTCCGTGGTGGGACCCCGGGCGGAGTCACGCGAGGAGTGTTCCGACGGCAGCGACGGCGGCGGCGACGTGGAGGAGGCCGAGGACGACGCCGACGGCGGTCGTCACGCCCGGGATCGAGGGGGCGACGACGATCACCGGGAGCATCGACGCGACGAGGACGACCACGGAGAGACGGAGGAACGCCCAGTCGGGGCGGCGGAGGGACCGCACCGCCAGTCCGTAGACGACCGTCGCGCCCACGCTCGCCGCGACCCCGGAGCCGACCAGCGCGGGCCACGACGTGGGTGCGACGCCGTCGAGCGGGACCACCAGGCCGGCGACGAGTCGTACGAGGACGAGCGCGGCGACTACCGCGACCGCGGTCAGCGCGCCGCGGCGCGCGAGCCACCGCCACTCGGCTCGCGCGGTCGTGGTCGGGTCTCGGCGGTCCGTCGGTCTCTCTGCGCCGGTGTCGCCTCCGGTCGTCTGCGCGCCCGTCCCACCCGCCGTCGTCTCGTGTTCGGTGCTGGCCATCTCACCTCGTAATACGTTTCCACACCACATAAATCGGTGCGGTAGTGGGGTGTGGTGTGTGTTGGTGGGTGGTGGTCGTCGTGGTGAGTGGCGCCAGTGTCGCTGGTGGTCACTCGGTGGTGGAACTCTCGTCGCCGCTCACTCGGCCGCGGCACTCCCCTCGTCGCGTCGCGCCAAGACGATCCCGGCGACGAAACAGACGATGCCGAGCCCGATCAGGCCGACGCGCAGCGGTGTCTGCCGGACGAGGATGCCGGCTACGAGCAGGACGCCGAACGCCGCGTGGAGCACTGCTGTCTGGTTCACACCCGTGTGTGGTGGTGCGATTACAAGAGGGGTGTGATCGTCGTGTGGGTTGGGTGGAGGATAGGCTTCGGTGTGTGGCGTCAGTGCGGTCCCGTCTCTGCAAGAGCGAACAGGGTCCTGTATCGGCGTTGGACGCGACGTGATTGAGTCCGTGTGGGAGTTGCTGGACCTCGTTGCCGCGGTGGAGCAGTGGCCGTGGGAGGAACTCGTCGTCGAACACCCGCCGGTCGCCTTGGCGTCGATGCCGCCCCGCATCCCGACGTAGTAGCGCGTGGCGTGGTCAAAGGCCTGTGACGTGTGGCCGTGGCCGTGGCATTACGCAGGTTGTCCCAGAGGCGTTCGCGTTGGTCGGTGATTTGGATCCGCATGGACCGATGTGTGGAGGCAGTGACTGTAAACGAGCCGACTCGTTGCACAACCCCACCGGCTCACCGTGCCTGAGTGGGGAACTGGAACAGTCGATCGAGGGTTGATCGACCGTGATCGGGCCGGCGCGGCGGGGAAGACGAGCGTCGGCCCGAGGTGATCGACGTCTCGTTGCACAACCCCCTCGGATGCTCGTTGTGCAACGAGAGGGGAGCCGTTCTCGACGGCGTGCGACCCCGTGGGGGCGGTCGCACGGAACCCGGGTTCGACGGGGTTTCTCAGCTCTCCGAGTGTCCGGCTGGTTCGCACCGATCTATCAGTCTTACCGACGCCAGCGACGGCTCCGTCAACGCCAGCGACCGTTCCATCGGTCTCCGTCGACCCCGGGGGGTTTGGGGGGTGATTGAGGGTCGACGGAAACACTAAGTGCTAAGCGGCAGGTACAGACGCTCATGGCCTTGGAAGGGCCATGGTTCCAGATGAACCCGTTGTGGGGTTGAAGCCGGCGCGACACCGGCCCGGAGCACGATCAGATCGGTGTTCCAGATGAACCCGTTGTGGGGTTGAAGCCGGTGGGACGACGGCTCGCGCTCGCGTGCGACTTCGGTTCCAGATGAACCCGTTGTGGGGTTGAAGCGCGCGTCTCTTGCACTGCGTCGAGTCGTGTCACGAGGTTCCAGATGAACCCGTTGTGGGGTTGAAGCCGTCTCGACGGACGCGATCCGACTCCGACGAGTCGTTCCAGATGAACCCGTTGTGGGGTTGAAGCTCGGAGCCGTAGTTGTCGTCGAACTGGGGGAAGACGGTTCCAGATGAACCCGTTGTGGGGTTGAAGCCTGGGCCTCGAGGCGATCGTCGTCGGAGGCCTCGGTCTGTTCCAGATGAACCCGTTGTGGGGTTGAAGCAGTCGATCCGTCCTTGCCCAGGATACGAACACGGGTTCCAGATGAACCCGTTGTGGGGTTGAAGCGGCTGGTACTCACCGATCCCGACCGGGGTGTCCGCGAGTTCCAGATGAACCCGTTGTGGGGTTGAAGCCCTCGACCGTGGCCGACGCGCCACTGTCGGGTGCTCGTTCCAGATGAACCCGTTGTGGGGTTGAAGCTGGATGGACGGCCACCACGTGCGGAAACCCATATTCCGCACCCCCTCATTCCGGTTCGATCAATTTCCCCTCTGGCGATTAGTCGATTTATTATACGAAATTAAACAGTATCAGTACGGGCGTGACGAACGGAACCCTCAACAGCGTTAAAACAGTCACAAAGAGCAACAAAACGCCCTCTTACGCCGGTTTTAGATGGATTGAATGAGATGGTGACTGAGGACGAAGCAACTGCTGAGCCGGCTATACACTTTATGACAAATAACCAATTAGTGTGCAAAACCGCAAGAGGGGAAAATGACGCCATCAAGATCAAGGGGTGCGGAATATGGGGTGCGGGTAGGACTACCCGCTCTATCTCGGAGAGACTGGTGGGAAGACGCGCATCCGATACGACAACGACCACGAATGAATGCATCAAGAAGCACGAGAGCTACACCCGGGACAACATTGAGCAGATCGAGTTTCTCGGGATGCTCACGTTGTACGACGGTTCCGTCGGGAGACTAAGGAAACATTTAATTCGCTCCTATGCACCTATCTAGCTCGATGGTCGACCCTGGTGCGGATTCAGAGGAAATCAAGGAAGAAATTCTCGACACGTTCGAGTCAGAAATGGCGAAGAGCGATGTACCTGCCGAGATCTCGGCCCGTATCGAAGCAGAACTACGGGACGACGACCACCCTAGCGACCTCACGGGAACACTTCCGACGGAGGTGACGGCCGATGGTGACGATTGAGAGCCTCCGCGTCCAGAACTTTCGTGGGGTAACTGGAGAGCACGAACTAGAGACAGATGGTGAGAACGTTGTAATCGTGGGACCGAACGGATCCGGAAAGAGTTCGTTGCTGGAGGCGGCGGATTACCTGATCACGGGTACCATCTCCGACCTTCGAGGAGAGGGTATGGGTGTCGTCCCCCGCGACGAAGTAATCCCTAACGTCAGATCCGACGGGGAGTGCGTCGTAGAAGCGTCGCTGGAGCTAGACGACGGGTCCACGCAAGAGTTCCGGCGGAGTTTCGAAGAGCGGGACACGGATCCACCCGAAGACGAATTACCAACCTCTGTCGAGGAGGCGATTGATACGGCAGAACAGGGACAACACCTGCTCACGAGGGACGACCTGCTGGACCTGATCTTGGCCCAACCACAGTCTCGTCGGGAAGCTTTCGTGGAACTTCTCGATTTACCGGACATCGATGAGCGACGACTGGCTCTCCAGCGCACTCGAAAGAAACTGGACAAACGGGTCGAAAACGAAACGACATCCCGCGAGAACGTCGCCGAGCGACTCCGTGAGATTGCCGGAGTCGACACGCCTCACGGAGATCTCCTCGAAAGCGCTGTGTTGGAAGCAGTAAACGACCTCAGGGAGGAATTCGGCGCGGAGCCCATCGACGAGATAACCCCCGAAGGTGTGAGAAAGGGAATCAAGTCACCGAGTGAACTCGTCTCCGCGGAGGCACTTCAGCGGGAACCACCGCGCCAAGCACTCGAAGAATTCGCCAGTTGGATTGAGAGCGTCCACGAGAACCTCCCCGAAACCATCAAGAACTTTCGTAGTAAGCTATCCGAGTTCCACCGATCCGAGTGGGGCGGGGTCGACGCAAAGCAGCTAGAACTGCTCGAACTCGGCGAGTCAGTCGTAGAACCGGATGACGACGTGTGTCCGCTCTGTGATCGTCCCTGGCACGAGGATACCCCGTTGCTGGAGGACATCAGAGACCGACGGGAAAGACTGGCGCACCTCCAACACCTGAAGGAGTCCATCGAGGGACGGCGTGATGACCTTCGGAGTACGCTGAACGAGGGGCGGGATCTCACGGAGTACCTTTCGAGGGAACTGGAGGAGTCAGTGTACCCGCAAGTAGAGGCGATTCAACGACTTCAGGAGGTGATCGACGAGACGCTAAGCATCTTCTCCAACGACGCCCTCGTTCGTGGCGATTTGACGCCAGAAGAATTGCCTATCGTGGACGATGAACCCGGAGAGGAGATTCTGACGAAGCAAATCAAAGAAGCTCTTCGTGCGTCCAAGGAGCTACAGCGCCGTGCCAGCGAGGTCGACGACCTGAGCGAAACAGAAGCGAAGTACGAACGATTACAGAGCGTCGCGGATCAGTGGGCCGAGTATCAAGAGCGGCGGGCCACGGTCGAACGGCTTGAGTCGCTACTCGAACAGGTCAAGATCGCGGAGAGCAACTTCACCGACGCATGGGAGGAAGTCGTCGGCGACATTTACGAGGACATCTCGTCGCGGGTCGGAACGTACTACGAACGAATTCACGGTGACGAAGTGGGGGCCGCTACCCGGTTCGATGTGACTGATACCGGTGTGAAATTGAAAAAAGAATTCTACGACGAAGGCGAGTTCCCGCCACAGGGAATCCACAGTGAGGGCCACCTCGACACACTCGGTCTGTGTCTCCACCTCGCACTGACCGACTACCTCCAGCAGGGCAACGAATCGATCATCCTGATGGACGACGTAGTGATGTCCGTCGATCAAGATCACCGACGCGAGATAGCTCGCCTCATCGCCGAGGAATTCGCAGAGGAGTACCAGGTCATCATCACGACACACGACGAGTTGTGGGCCCAACAGCTGAAATCAGAGGGGGCACTCGACGGCGGCGATCAAGTCTGGCTTCAGGAGTGGTCACTGGACGCTGGCGTAACGGAGAGTCGATACCGAATCGATGTCGGTGATCAGTGGGACGAAGTTGAGGCAGCGATGTCCGACGACGACATACAACGTGCAGCCCACGAACTCCGATATGCGACGGAACGAATGCTTCAGCAGACTTGTACGTCGCTCGGAGCACACATCGAGTACAAACCTGGTGCCGAGTATACGGTTTCTGATTTCAAGGATGCCGTCTGCCGTCGGTTAGATACACTCACCGGCAAGGCGAGAGACAACCTCCATTCTCACGACGATGACGATAGAGACGACTTTGAAGCTGCGGGGGAACTAGATGACAAATACGGGAAATTGCTACACGACGTTGGAGAAAAGTTGGACAGAGTAAACCGTCGGGTGCACTGGACACCAGGGAAGTGGCTAACTCTCGGATCGAAGGAATTCGAAGAGGTCTACGAGACGCACAAGGCTGCCTACGATCTCTTGTACTGCGATGAATGTGGGTCGTCGATCCGGTACGAAGAGATGGGAGGCTACCACGAACTCCGATGCAACTGTCGAGAACACTACGACATCACGTGGAGCTAGAGCCGGTGGTAACTCATCGTTGGAGGCTACTCCTTGACGGTGGGGCCAACTTCCCACGTCTAACGGTCTAATTCATCAGTGACCATCCTCGACCCCATATTCCGCACCCCTTGATCTTGCTCCGTTGAACGCCGACGCCGTCTGTGGATCGTATCGCTGATTTCACGGGATTTGGACGCCGTCTGGCGATATGGGACGTCTCTAGACCCTCGCACAGACCTTTCACGAATTCGCCACGAACCATGTTGAACAACCAGACGTACCCGCTGTCGCCGACGGCGACAACGAGTACGCCAAGTCCACCAAAATCGCGCTCCTTCTGCTCAAAGAGGAGATCAGCAAGCCGCTTCGGAGGCTCGAAGACTATCTCAACGAGATGCCGGGAATTCTCGGTGTGTTTGATCTTGACTCATCGCCGGATTACTCATCTTTCAGCGTCTGGGACGATGAATTCCCGATGAAAGAACTGCGCCGCCTTCTCCGCGCCTCCGCGGAGCAGGCGGGGCTCTCAGGCACCGCGTCGATCGACGCCAGCGGCTTTCAGCGTGACCAAGCCAGCTCACACTACCGGAATCGGGTCGGTTACTCGTTCAACGCGATGAAAACGACGCTGCTTGTTGACACGGATTCTCTTGCTATCATGGACGCTCATTTCACGACGAAGAAAGCCTATGACGGCCATATCGGGCTGCAGGTCTTTCGGCGGAACGCCGAAGACCTGCAAGCGTTGCTGGCCGACAAAATGTACTCGTGGAGTAATCTCCGTGAAGCTTGCCGTGACAGGTCTACACGGCCAGTGATCAAACACTGCGAGCAAAACGCACTCAAGAAATCCCACAACGCCAGAATTGACGATGATGTCTACAACCAGCGGTTAATGAGTGAGACCGTGTTTGCGATGCTGAAAGAGGACGGCGACGAGATCCGCTCCCGGAGCTGGCACGGCCAGTTCCGGGAGCTTACACGGAAGTGTATCGTCCATAACCTCGAGCAGGCGGCGAGTTAGAGCTCGCCGCCTGCTCCCCTTCTCCGAATGTATCCGAGAGAGGCATCGCCATCGTCCACCTCATGCTTTATCTGGTATCTTGTGAAACTGATGCTTTGGTAGCCGCACAATTCTGCTCGAATCGAATCGTCCGATCTGAGAATCCACAGCTAAAGCGCTGCTACCAGTAGAAGATCGAATATCAAAAATCCGATGTTGCCGCCGTCTTGCGTTCAACACGGCATGATCAAACGGTCGGTATCGGTTAATTCGACCACACTTCAGTTGACGGGTAGTGAAATAGCCGGCGGTCTATCACACACTCCTTCTACCTGGGCGTTTATTTGTCAGATGTTAAGATAGACGAATGCCAGATACAGACACGTCACAGACCGACTCGTGTTCGTACGACGACTGTAACCGGGACGTTTCTGACGGAGGCTACTGCTACTGGCATCGAGAAGATAATAAGCAGCCAC
This window encodes:
- a CDS encoding glycoside hydrolase family 97 catalytic domain-containing protein, translating into MRETEDDHGGDGTGRTVGRRGLLRGLAGLAAASAYSLTVPEEVAAQVTTGDSGDVQSVTSPDGSIEVTVDVSSGVPTYEVAYEGTTYLEPSPIGFTFDGQATFGTGIGSAGPDVTVTGTERTSATETWTPQWGAYDTVSEPYESLRIGLEETTSPGRSANLEVRVFDDGLGFRVVFDDDFGSFTIESETTEFNFAGDYTSWWIENEWVNPRFEQEYTESRLSDIPAGGSTTRPNDNYVRRGAHTPLTVRADDGTYLSVHESNLDDYAKLSLAAKSDTGGHELAAELAPLPDGSSVKATAPHQTPWRTIQVGSTPGELVESQLIPLLADPLDESVFPTTPDGSVDTSWVTPRKYVGVWWLMIAGSANWEYKSDTEVANAGNDPAKYVHGARTERTERYMRFASENAVDSVLVEGWNRGWATYPGDGTGFEMGVTDSYPDFDVQTVTDYGASLPNPVELTIHNETAGNVVTYEDEIQTADVFAGYESEGIRSIKNGYVKDPGLGFDGDGAAASHTHHCQRAVNHHRLVMREAAANRQLLEIHEGIVPTGEIRTYPNVAAREVVKAQEYDGFGELGADVGRDHHVTLPFTRMLAGPTSYQPGIFDVTFGDDDPAQIETTVAKQLAMYPAYLAGLQMAADRIEAYVDETVGVGEFVQAQSARLDGLITADQWRDAYGGHYVPIDPNREPDGATATFTVTDVPSAGTYDLHLRYAADAEQNRQAVSDFGSGEATLVVDGTEQTITPPFTDYWDDWDVYTVSVDLQAGDNTVAVKLGADDVGGFNFDALGVSEAGAGSPVAPAFENVDPSRENYDTVPAFDFVETVPVDWDETRVVDAAIGDYLVVARRSGDEWFLGAMTDETARDVTVSFDFLSARANGWTATEYTDAPGTDVDTDPEEVAISTVSVAAGETRTLSLAAGGGTAMRIRPA
- a CDS encoding AAA family ATPase, which translates into the protein MVTIESLRVQNFRGVTGEHELETDGENVVIVGPNGSGKSSLLEAADYLITGTISDLRGEGMGVVPRDEVIPNVRSDGECVVEASLELDDGSTQEFRRSFEERDTDPPEDELPTSVEEAIDTAEQGQHLLTRDDLLDLILAQPQSRREAFVELLDLPDIDERRLALQRTRKKLDKRVENETTSRENVAERLREIAGVDTPHGDLLESAVLEAVNDLREEFGAEPIDEITPEGVRKGIKSPSELVSAEALQREPPRQALEEFASWIESVHENLPETIKNFRSKLSEFHRSEWGGVDAKQLELLELGESVVEPDDDVCPLCDRPWHEDTPLLEDIRDRRERLAHLQHLKESIEGRRDDLRSTLNEGRDLTEYLSRELEESVYPQVEAIQRLQEVIDETLSIFSNDALVRGDLTPEELPIVDDEPGEEILTKQIKEALRASKELQRRASEVDDLSETEAKYERLQSVADQWAEYQERRATVERLESLLEQVKIAESNFTDAWEEVVGDIYEDISSRVGTYYERIHGDEVGAATRFDVTDTGVKLKKEFYDEGEFPPQGIHSEGHLDTLGLCLHLALTDYLQQGNESIILMDDVVMSVDQDHRREIARLIAEEFAEEYQVIITTHDELWAQQLKSEGALDGGDQVWLQEWSLDAGVTESRYRIDVGDQWDEVEAAMSDDDIQRAAHELRYATERMLQQTCTSLGAHIEYKPGAEYTVSDFKDAVCRRLDTLTGKARDNLHSHDDDDRDDFEAAGELDDKYGKLLHDVGEKLDRVNRRVHWTPGKWLTLGSKEFEEVYETHKAAYDLLYCDECGSSIRYEEMGGYHELRCNCREHYDITWS